In Peromyscus leucopus breed LL Stock chromosome 16_21, UCI_PerLeu_2.1, whole genome shotgun sequence, a single genomic region encodes these proteins:
- the Slc29a1 gene encoding equilibrative nucleoside transporter 1 isoform X2, with protein sequence MTTSHQPQDRYKAVWLIFFVLGLGTLLPWNFFMTATLYFTNRLDLSQNTSSVTDRSSEDTEASPAPTVSLPERSSLSAIFNNVMTLCAMLPLLLFTCLNSFLHQRIPQSVRVLGSLVAILLVFLITAVLVKVEMSALSFFIITMIKIVLINSFGAILQASLFGLAGVLPANYTAPIMSGQGLAGFFTSVAMICAIASGSELSESAFGYFITACAVVILAIVCYLALPRLEFYRYYLQLNLEGPSEQETKLDLIREEPRGGREESGVPAPSSPPISKNHSIKAILKSISVLALSVCFIFTVTIGLFPAVTAEVKSSIAGTSAWNSYFIPVACFLNFNVFDWLGRSLTAVCMWVSRGWAVGPTGSKCPTEAKRGPKKVQWWGWECGSMAEEGLPSGRDPWVPSVTPQEGKKHSGKGTVSFKSTCNYV encoded by the exons GTATAAGGCAGTATGGCTTATCTTCTTCGTGCTGGGCCTGGGAACATTGCTCCCCTGGAATTTTTTCATGACAGCAACTCTG TATTTCACAAACCGCCTGGACCTGTCCCAAAATACATCCTCAGTCACTGACAGATCGAGCGAGGACACGGAGGCCTCACCTGCCCCCACGGTGTCCTTGCCAGAGCGGAGTTCTCTCAGTGCCATCTTCAACAACGTCATGACCTTGTGTGCCATGTTGCCCCTGCTGCTCTTCACCTGCCTCAACTCTTTCCTGCATCAGAG GATCCCTCAGTCTGTTCGGGTCCTGGGCAGCCTGGTGGCTATCCTGCTGGTGTTCCTGATCACTGCCGTCTTGGTGAAGGTGGAGATGAGTGCTCTGTCCTTCTTCATCATCACCATGATCAAGATCGTGCTCATTAATT CGTTTGGTGCCATTTTGCAAGCCAGCCTCTTTGGTCTGGCTGGCGTGCTGCCCGCCAACTACACAGCCCCCATCATGAGTGGCCAAGGCCTGGCTGGCTTCTTCACCTCCGTGGCCATGATCTGTGCCATCGCCA GTGGCTCCGAGCTGTCAGAAAGTGCCTTTGGGTACTTCATCACGGCCTGTGCTGTTGTCATTTTGGCCATAGTGTgttacctggctctgcctcggcTG GAATTCTATCGATATTACCTGCAGCTCAACCTTGAGGGGCCCTCTGAGCAGGAGACCAAGTTGGATCTTATCA GAGAGGaaccaagaggaggaagagaggaatctGGGGTACCAGCTCCCAGCTCTCCACCCATCAGCAAAAACCACTCTATCAAGGCCATACTTAAGAGT aTCTCAGTCCtggctctgtctgtctgcttcatCTTCACGGTTACCATTGGGCTGTTCCCTGCTGTGACAGCTGAGGTGAAATCCAGCATTGCTGGCACCAGTGCCTGGA atagCTACTTCATTCCTGTGGCTTGTTTCTTGAATTTCAATGTCTTTGACTGGCTGGGCCGGAGCCTCACAGCCGTTTGCATGTGGGTAAGTAGAGGATGGGCTGTGGGACCCACAGGATCCAAGTGTCCAACTGAGGCCAAGAGGGGCCCCAAGAAAGTACAGTggtggggctgggagtgtggaTCTATGGCAGAAGAAGGCTTGCCTTCCGGGCGTGACCCCTGGGTTCCATCTGTAACCCCTCAAGAAGGGAAAAAACACAGTGGGAAGGGAACGGTCTCTTTCAAGTCTACATGTAACTATGTGTAA
- the Slc29a1 gene encoding equilibrative nucleoside transporter 1 isoform X1, with amino-acid sequence MTTSHQPQDRYKAVWLIFFVLGLGTLLPWNFFMTATLYFTNRLDLSQNTSSVTDRSSEDTEASPAPTVSLPERSSLSAIFNNVMTLCAMLPLLLFTCLNSFLHQRIPQSVRVLGSLVAILLVFLITAVLVKVEMSALSFFIITMIKIVLINSFGAILQASLFGLAGVLPANYTAPIMSGQGLAGFFTSVAMICAIASGSELSESAFGYFITACAVVILAIVCYLALPRLEFYRYYLQLNLEGPSEQETKLDLISKGEEPRGGREESGVPAPSSPPISKNHSIKAILKSISVLALSVCFIFTVTIGLFPAVTAEVKSSIAGTSAWNSYFIPVACFLNFNVFDWLGRSLTAVCMWVSRGWAVGPTGSKCPTEAKRGPKKVQWWGWECGSMAEEGLPSGRDPWVPSVTPQEGKKHSGKGTVSFKSTCNYV; translated from the exons GTATAAGGCAGTATGGCTTATCTTCTTCGTGCTGGGCCTGGGAACATTGCTCCCCTGGAATTTTTTCATGACAGCAACTCTG TATTTCACAAACCGCCTGGACCTGTCCCAAAATACATCCTCAGTCACTGACAGATCGAGCGAGGACACGGAGGCCTCACCTGCCCCCACGGTGTCCTTGCCAGAGCGGAGTTCTCTCAGTGCCATCTTCAACAACGTCATGACCTTGTGTGCCATGTTGCCCCTGCTGCTCTTCACCTGCCTCAACTCTTTCCTGCATCAGAG GATCCCTCAGTCTGTTCGGGTCCTGGGCAGCCTGGTGGCTATCCTGCTGGTGTTCCTGATCACTGCCGTCTTGGTGAAGGTGGAGATGAGTGCTCTGTCCTTCTTCATCATCACCATGATCAAGATCGTGCTCATTAATT CGTTTGGTGCCATTTTGCAAGCCAGCCTCTTTGGTCTGGCTGGCGTGCTGCCCGCCAACTACACAGCCCCCATCATGAGTGGCCAAGGCCTGGCTGGCTTCTTCACCTCCGTGGCCATGATCTGTGCCATCGCCA GTGGCTCCGAGCTGTCAGAAAGTGCCTTTGGGTACTTCATCACGGCCTGTGCTGTTGTCATTTTGGCCATAGTGTgttacctggctctgcctcggcTG GAATTCTATCGATATTACCTGCAGCTCAACCTTGAGGGGCCCTCTGAGCAGGAGACCAAGTTGGATCTTATCAGTAAAG GAGAGGaaccaagaggaggaagagaggaatctGGGGTACCAGCTCCCAGCTCTCCACCCATCAGCAAAAACCACTCTATCAAGGCCATACTTAAGAGT aTCTCAGTCCtggctctgtctgtctgcttcatCTTCACGGTTACCATTGGGCTGTTCCCTGCTGTGACAGCTGAGGTGAAATCCAGCATTGCTGGCACCAGTGCCTGGA atagCTACTTCATTCCTGTGGCTTGTTTCTTGAATTTCAATGTCTTTGACTGGCTGGGCCGGAGCCTCACAGCCGTTTGCATGTGGGTAAGTAGAGGATGGGCTGTGGGACCCACAGGATCCAAGTGTCCAACTGAGGCCAAGAGGGGCCCCAAGAAAGTACAGTggtggggctgggagtgtggaTCTATGGCAGAAGAAGGCTTGCCTTCCGGGCGTGACCCCTGGGTTCCATCTGTAACCCCTCAAGAAGGGAAAAAACACAGTGGGAAGGGAACGGTCTCTTTCAAGTCTACATGTAACTATGTGTAA